A part of Aegilops tauschii subsp. strangulata cultivar AL8/78 chromosome 2, Aet v6.0, whole genome shotgun sequence genomic DNA contains:
- the LOC109761535 gene encoding expansin-B15-like translates to MASSSFAALAALAMSCLLILLPCSVSGWSHGGATWYVPPEGAGTDGGACGYQHDVERPPFSAMITAGGPSIFKNGKGCGACYQVRCTGNAACSGFPVTVVVTDECRGGPCLAEAAHFDLSGKAFGAMAKPGQADNLRKTGSIRVHYNRVPCNWHGLDIVFKVDACSNPNYLAVLIEYEAGDGDLSAVELQQRDIGWASMQELSGAVWKYSSRSTLQAPISIRLTSGSGKQLIASNVIPSGWQAGRTYRSIVNYY, encoded by the exons ATGGCTTCTTCGTCCTTCGCCGCTTTAGCGGCTCTAGCCATGAGCTGCCTCCTCATCCTCCTTCCGTGCAGCGTGTCCGGTTGGTCCCACGGCGGCGCGACGTGGTACGTTCCCCCCGAAGGCGCAGGCACCGACG GTGGTGCATGCGGGTACCAGCACGACGTGGAGAGGCCGCCGTTCTCCGCCATGATCACGGCGGGCGGCCCCTCAATCTTCAAGAACGGCAAGGGCTGCGGCGCTTGCTACCAGGTTAGATGCACCGGCAATGCCGCTTGCTCTGGGTTTCCGGTGACCGTGGTCGTCACAGACGAGTGCCGTGGCGGGCCGTGCCTGGCCGAGGCGGCCCACTTCGACCTCAGCGGGAAGGCGTTCGGCGCCATGGCAAAGCCCGGCCAGGCCGACAACCTCCGCAAAACCGGCAGCATTAGAGTCCATTACAACCG GGTTCCGTGCAACTGGCACGGGCTGGACATCGTTTTCAAGGTGGATGCCTGCTCCAACCCAAACTACCTCGCAGTGCTCATAGAGTACGAGGCCGGCGACGGTGACCTGTCGGCGGTCGAGCTTCAGCAGCGCGACATCGGATGGGCGTCGATGCAGGAGTTATCGGGTGCGGTGTGGAAGTACAGCTCCAGGTCCACCCTGCAGGCGCCCATATCGATCCGCCTCACCTCCGGCTCTGGCAAGCAGCTCATCGCCAGCAATGTCATTCCCTCCGGATGGCAGGCCGGAAGGACCTATCGATCCATCGTAAACTACTACTGA
- the LOC109761529 gene encoding ribosome production factor 2 homolog, translating into MRTPGHAKKVKNVTNDVIDGKRGMIYIPDQKISKLTLTKDIKGLKRERRDAKKNKGHSKKQKPRKKKKKPAPKSAK; encoded by the exons ATGAGGACTCCTGGGCATGCTAAGAAG GTGAAAAATGTGACGAATGATGTAATTGATGGCAAGCGGGGCATGATCTACATTCCAGACCAGAAG ATTTCAAAATTGACCTTAACAAAAGACATAAAGGGTCTGAAGCGCGAGCGCCGTGATGCCAAGAAAAACAAGGGGCATTCGAAGAAGCAAAAG ccgaggaagaagaagaagaagcccgctcCCAAGAGTGCAAAATGA
- the LOC109761532 gene encoding putative expansin-B14, which produces MITAGGSSIFNGGKGCGACYQVRCIGNPACSGSPVTVVVTDQCPGGPCQAEAAHFDLSGKAFGAMAKPGQDDNLRNVGKLRIQYNRVPCNWHGLDIAFKVDAGSNPNYLAVLIEDEAGDGDLSAVELQQRGGSWAPMQESWGAVWKYNAGSTLQAPISFRLTSGSGKKLVARNVIPTGWQAGKTYRSIVNFR; this is translated from the exons ATGATCACGGCGGGTGGCTCCTCCATCTTCAATGGCGGCAAGGGCTGCGGCGCTTGCTATCAGGTTCGATGCATCGGCAATCCCGCTTGCTCCGGGTCCCCGGTGACCGTGGTCGTCACAGACCAGTGCCCTGGCGGGCCGTGCCAGGCCGAGGCTGCGCACTTCGACCTCAGCGGGAAAGCGTTCGGCGCCATGGCCAAGCCTGGACAGGACGACAACCTCCGCAACGTCGGCAAGCTTAGAATCCAGTACAACCG GGTCCCGTGCAACTGGCATGGGCTGGACATCGCCTTCAAGGTGGACGCCGGCTCCAACCCCAACTACCTTGCGGTGCTCATCGAGGACGAGGCCGGCGACGGTGACCTGTCTGCGGTCGAGCTTCAGCAGCGCGGCGGCAGCTGGGCGCCGATGCAGGAGTCGTGGGGCGCCGTGTGGAAGTACAACGCGGGGTCCACCCTGCAGGCACCCATATCGTTCCGCCTCACCTCCGGCTCCGGCAAGAAGCTCGTCGCCCGCAATGTCATCCCCACTGGCTGGCAGGCCGGCAAGACCTACCGATCCATCGTAAACTTCCGGTGA